The following are encoded together in the Anaerolineae bacterium genome:
- the rpoB gene encoding DNA-directed RNA polymerase subunit beta, producing MSESLLASKRIRKNFSKIRKIIEIPNLISMQMESFKRFMQMDVPPEKRKDIGLQSVFKSVFPIKDFTGSASLEFVSYRLCDIKHSIEECVHRGMSYEIPMRITARLVVYDIDKEAQTSNIRDIKEQEIYFGTIPLMTEKGTFVINGTERVIVSQLHRSSGVFFDHDKGKTHASGKIIYTSRIIPVRGSWIDMEIDHKGIVYIRIDRRRKFPITMLFKSFGYSSEDILAYFYKTEKIILRGKSYFKEFKSASRFVQDSLKGQRAARDIKCSKTGEVIVKKGRIITQRSVKLMKSLDIESIAIDVEYVLGRVFASTIHNPDTGSPIVKCNETVDDEALKKLKDAGINQFELLFIDGVRYSDSICRTLLLDMVEKREEALVEIYRRLRPGNPPVPEVAQEFLDNLFFKSTYYDLSGVGRMKINLRLGINTSIDLRILRKEDILLTAKTLIELRDTKGAVDDIDHLGNRRVRAVGELLENQYRIGLVRMERAIKERMSLQEVDALMPHDLVNSKPVSAVVKEFFGTSQLSQFMDQTNLISEMTHKRRLSALGPGGLTRERAGFEVRDVHPSHYGRICPIETPEGPNIGLIVSLSIYARVNEYGFIETPYSVVKDATVTDDVRFLTAFEEKEHPIAQGNAPLDKKRKFINPLVTSRVAGEFMMIKKEDIELMDVSPNQLVSVSASLIPFLENDDANRALMGSNMQRQAVPLLVSQAPLVGTGIEGVAAKDSGVTIVAKRDGIVVDVDASRIVVKHDCPGSSDNDCQKPVTVYSLSKFIRSNQNTCFNHRPIIRKGQKVKAGDIIADGPATDKGELALGKNVTVAFMPWDGYNFEDSILLNERLVRDGIYTSVHIEEFEIVARDTKLGKEDITRDIPNVGDEALKNLDESGIIRLGAEVSQGDILVGKITPKGESQLSPEEKLLRAIFGEKAGDVKDTSLRVPPGVEGIVVDAKVFSRRGTEKDARTSMIEDMETASLKRDRDDELRVIDDVVHSRLEKLLIGRICSSQLKKNRKVLIEKDVKIDSGMLAGIPVSHLEGIVLKDPKRTEQVHDVLKMYRHQCELCREVFEQRVGRFEKGDDLLPGIIKMVKVYVAIKRKLSVGDKMAGRHGNKGVVSKILPQEDAPYFSDGTPVDMVLNPLGVPSRMNVGQILEIHLGYAAQGLGDQINKLVEEQKIKALREKMKQIFSAQTEWKMIESLSDKELSCFAEEYKNGVHMATPVFDGANEDEIKALLDEAGLSTSGQVTLYDGRTGKPFNEKITVGAMYMMKLHHLVDDKMHARSIGPYSLVTQQPLGGKAQFGGQRLGEMEVWAMEAYGAAYALQEFITVKSDDMAGRTRMYEKIVKGQNVLEPGLPESFKVLTKELQSLGLDITLLEEKQ from the coding sequence ATGTCGGAAAGTCTTTTAGCGAGTAAGCGAATAAGGAAAAACTTCAGCAAAATACGGAAGATCATTGAGATTCCAAATCTTATAAGTATGCAAATGGAATCATTCAAACGTTTTATGCAAATGGATGTCCCTCCTGAAAAGCGTAAGGATATTGGATTGCAGTCTGTATTCAAGTCTGTGTTCCCGATAAAAGACTTTACCGGAAGCGCTTCCCTTGAATTTGTATCTTACAGGCTGTGCGACATTAAGCATAGTATAGAGGAATGTGTCCATAGGGGTATGAGTTATGAAATACCCATGCGTATTACTGCAAGGCTTGTTGTGTATGATATTGATAAGGAGGCTCAAACTTCCAATATCCGCGATATAAAGGAGCAGGAGATATACTTTGGTACCATTCCCTTGATGACGGAAAAGGGTACATTTGTCATTAATGGAACTGAGCGGGTTATAGTAAGCCAGCTTCACCGGTCATCCGGTGTTTTTTTCGATCACGACAAAGGTAAGACACATGCCAGCGGCAAGATAATATATACCTCTAGAATCATTCCTGTACGTGGTTCCTGGATTGATATGGAAATAGATCATAAAGGTATAGTTTATATCAGGATTGACAGACGACGTAAATTTCCTATTACAATGCTCTTCAAGTCCTTTGGCTACTCTTCCGAAGATATTCTTGCTTATTTCTATAAAACTGAAAAGATTATTTTGCGTGGCAAAAGTTATTTCAAGGAATTCAAGAGCGCAAGCAGATTTGTTCAGGATAGCCTTAAGGGTCAGCGTGCTGCCCGGGATATCAAATGCTCTAAAACCGGAGAGGTTATTGTAAAAAAAGGCCGAATAATAACCCAGCGTTCAGTTAAGCTAATGAAATCGCTGGACATAGAAAGTATTGCGATAGATGTTGAATATGTTTTGGGCAGGGTATTTGCATCGACAATACATAATCCAGATACAGGAAGTCCTATCGTCAAATGCAATGAAACTGTTGATGATGAAGCTTTGAAAAAGTTGAAAGATGCCGGTATAAATCAATTTGAGCTGCTTTTTATTGATGGCGTGCGCTATAGTGATTCCATATGCAGGACACTTTTGCTGGATATGGTTGAAAAAAGAGAGGAGGCGCTGGTTGAAATATACAGAAGGCTTAGGCCAGGGAACCCTCCTGTTCCCGAGGTAGCCCAGGAGTTTCTTGACAATCTGTTTTTCAAGTCAACCTATTATGATCTTTCAGGTGTGGGGCGTATGAAGATTAATCTGCGCCTTGGCATTAACACTTCGATTGATTTAAGGATATTAAGAAAAGAGGATATACTTCTTACGGCAAAAACTCTTATAGAGCTCAGGGATACCAAAGGTGCTGTTGATGATATTGATCATCTTGGAAATAGGCGGGTACGAGCGGTAGGCGAACTTCTTGAAAATCAGTATCGTATCGGACTGGTCCGTATGGAACGGGCAATTAAAGAGAGGATGAGCCTGCAGGAGGTTGACGCTCTTATGCCTCATGACCTTGTCAATTCAAAACCGGTTTCCGCTGTTGTTAAAGAGTTTTTCGGAACAAGCCAGCTTAGCCAGTTTATGGATCAGACCAACCTTATTTCAGAAATGACTCATAAACGACGTCTTAGCGCTCTTGGACCAGGCGGGCTGACTCGTGAACGCGCTGGTTTTGAAGTTAGGGATGTGCATCCATCCCATTACGGGAGAATCTGCCCTATTGAAACCCCGGAAGGCCCCAATATCGGCCTTATTGTTTCTCTTAGCATCTATGCCAGAGTTAATGAATATGGATTTATTGAAACACCATACAGCGTTGTTAAAGATGCTACTGTAACTGATGATGTCAGGTTTCTTACCGCCTTTGAAGAAAAGGAACATCCAATTGCGCAGGGCAATGCTCCTCTTGATAAAAAAAGGAAGTTTATTAACCCGCTTGTAACATCACGCGTGGCGGGTGAGTTTATGATGATTAAAAAGGAAGATATTGAGTTGATGGATGTCTCTCCCAACCAGTTGGTAAGCGTATCTGCATCACTTATTCCTTTTCTGGAAAATGATGATGCAAACAGAGCGTTAATGGGGTCAAACATGCAGCGTCAGGCAGTGCCTTTACTTGTTAGCCAGGCTCCTTTGGTCGGGACAGGAATTGAGGGGGTGGCTGCAAAGGATTCAGGTGTAACAATAGTTGCTAAGAGGGACGGTATTGTTGTTGACGTGGATGCTTCTCGTATAGTTGTAAAACATGATTGCCCCGGTTCTTCTGATAATGACTGCCAAAAGCCCGTTACTGTTTATAGCCTTTCAAAATTTATACGTTCCAATCAGAATACATGCTTTAACCACCGGCCGATTATCAGAAAAGGTCAAAAAGTAAAAGCCGGAGACATAATTGCGGACGGACCCGCAACAGATAAAGGTGAGCTAGCGCTTGGCAAGAATGTAACAGTGGCTTTTATGCCGTGGGATGGTTATAATTTTGAGGATTCCATCCTTCTCAATGAAAGACTTGTAAGGGACGGAATATATACATCGGTTCACATTGAAGAATTTGAAATTGTAGCGAGGGATACCAAACTTGGGAAAGAGGATATTACACGTGACATCCCTAATGTCGGAGATGAAGCGCTAAAGAACCTGGATGAAAGTGGCATCATAAGGCTTGGCGCTGAAGTCAGTCAGGGAGATATCCTGGTGGGTAAGATTACTCCAAAGGGTGAATCTCAGCTTTCTCCTGAAGAAAAGCTGTTGCGCGCCATATTTGGTGAAAAAGCCGGAGATGTTAAGGATACCTCTCTGAGGGTGCCTCCGGGAGTCGAAGGAATAGTTGTTGATGCCAAGGTGTTTTCGAGACGAGGCACTGAAAAAGATGCGCGTACTTCCATGATCGAAGACATGGAAACCGCTTCTCTTAAAAGAGACAGAGATGATGAACTTAGAGTGATTGACGATGTGGTTCATAGTCGTCTTGAAAAATTACTTATAGGCCGGATATGCTCATCACAATTAAAGAAGAATCGAAAGGTATTGATTGAAAAGGATGTAAAGATAGATTCAGGTATGCTTGCCGGGATACCTGTTTCTCATCTTGAAGGGATTGTTTTAAAAGATCCAAAACGCACTGAGCAGGTACATGATGTTCTGAAGATGTATAGACATCAATGCGAACTTTGCAGGGAGGTTTTTGAGCAGCGGGTTGGTCGATTTGAAAAAGGTGATGATCTTCTTCCAGGTATTATTAAGATGGTCAAGGTTTATGTGGCTATAAAACGGAAGCTTTCGGTTGGTGACAAGATGGCGGGTCGCCACGGCAATAAGGGGGTTGTCTCTAAGATTCTTCCTCAGGAAGACGCCCCTTACTTTAGTGATGGAACTCCTGTTGATATGGTGCTTAATCCGTTGGGTGTTCCTTCCAGGATGAATGTCGGGCAGATCCTGGAAATTCACCTTGGTTATGCCGCGCAGGGCCTTGGTGATCAAATCAACAAACTGGTTGAGGAACAAAAAATCAAAGCCCTTAGAGAAAAAATGAAACAGATATTTTCGGCCCAGACAGAATGGAAGATGATTGAGAGCTTGTCCGATAAGGAGCTATCCTGTTTTGCAGAGGAGTATAAAAATGGTGTTCACATGGCAACACCGGTTTTTGATGGCGCAAATGAGGATGAAATCAAGGCTCTTCTGGATGAGGCCGGACTGAGTACATCCGGTCAGGTTACATTGTATGATGGCCGCACAGGAAAGCCTTTTAATGAAAAGATTACTGTTGGAGCAATGTATATGATGAAACTTCATCATCTTGTTGATGACAAGATGCATGCAAGATCCATCGGGCCTTATTCACTTGTAACCCAGCAGCCTCTGGGAGGAAAGGCCCAGTTTGGAGGTCAGCGACTTGGTGAAATGGAGGTTTGGGCAATGGAGGCTTATGGAGCCGCTTATGCGCTGCAGGAGTTTATTACGGTTAAGTCTGATGACATGGCAGGAAGAACACGCATGTATGAAAAGATTGTAAAAGGTCAAAACGTACTGGAGCCCGGTCTGCCTGAGTCTTTTAAGGTTTTGACAAAAGAGTTGCAGAGTTTGGGCCTGGATATAACCCTTCTGGAAGAAAAACAGTAA